The Polyangium aurulentum genomic interval CAGAGCGCGATCGTCATTCCACACGCGGCCATGGTCGAGCCGATCGACAGGTCGAACTCGCCCGCGATCATGAGCAGCGCGACGGGCGCGGCGAGGATGCCGAGCTCGGAGGCGATCTCGAGATAGGTCGCCGTGCCCCGCGACGAGAGGAACCCGGAGTCGCCCGCGTAGAAGGCGAAGAAGAGCCACGCCGCCACGACGGCCGCCGCGACGCCGAGCTCGGGTCGATCGAGGAGCTTCTTTGCGGCCGACATCAGCGAAGGCCCTCCTTCGTCCAGTTGATCACGGCCGCGGCGTTGTCCTTGGTCACGAAGGCGGGGCCGGTGGGCAGCGCTCCGCCGGCCGGCATGACGCCATAGAGCTTGTATTGCGTGAGCATCACGACCGGCAGATACCCCTGCAAATACTGCTGCTGGTCGATGGCAAACGCCATCTGGCCGTCGCGCACGGCGGCGAGCACGTCCGGGGAGAGATCGAAGGTGCCGAGCTGGACCTTGCCGAGCTTGCCGGCCGCCTTCAGCGCGCCCAGGGCCGCGCGCGAGCCGAGCGGGCCGAGCGTGAAGACCGCGTCGACGTCCTCGGTCAAGGCCGCGCCGATCTTGCCCTGCGCGTCCGTGAGGTCGGCGGCATTGACGGCGAGCACGCGCGACTTGCCGCCCGCCTTTTCCATCGCGTCGCCGAAGCCGCGACAGCGCTCGTCCTGCGAGGCATTGCCGACCTCGTGGTTCACGCAGATCGCGCTCTTCGCGCCGGCCTTCGCCATGCGCTCGCCGCCGCCCTTGCCGGCGTCGTATTCGGCCTGGCCGACGTGGATGAGCGCGCCCATCTCCTTGCCCGCGTCGCCGCCCGAGTTGATGGTGACGATCGGGATGCCCGCGCTCCTCGCGGCCTCCAGCGATTTCGCGAGGGCGCGCGGGTCGGGGACGCTGACGACGAGGCCGTCGGGCTTCTTGGCGACCTCGGCGTCGATGAGGCGGCTCATGGCCACCATGTCGAAGGTCTGGGGGGCGTTGTAGGTGACCGTGACGCCCATGTCTTTGGCGGCCCGGTCGACGCCGTTCTTCACGACCGACCAGAAGGTGTCCGAGGCCTGGCCATGGGTCACGACCGCGATGCGGATCGCGGCGCGCTCGCGGCGGGGTTCCCCGCTCGCGCCGCCGCCGCCCTCGCCCCCTTTGC includes:
- a CDS encoding sugar ABC transporter substrate-binding protein translates to MKREAFAQRRGVFLVIAWLAAFVALGCGKGGEGGGGASGEPRRERAAIRIAVVTHGQASDTFWSVVKNGVDRAAKDMGVTVTYNAPQTFDMVAMSRLIDAEVAKKPDGLVVSVPDPRALAKSLEAARSAGIPIVTINSGGDAGKEMGALIHVGQAEYDAGKGGGERMAKAGAKSAICVNHEVGNASQDERCRGFGDAMEKAGGKSRVLAVNAADLTDAQGKIGAALTEDVDAVFTLGPLGSRAALGALKAAGKLGKVQLGTFDLSPDVLAAVRDGQMAFAIDQQQYLQGYLPVVMLTQYKLYGVMPAGGALPTGPAFVTKDNAAAVINWTKEGLR